The sequence ATCCGAAGTGCCGAAAGCGTTAACTATACCTACTCCCGGCGCAGCCAGGTCGATGAAACTTCCATAGCTTGAGAAACCCGCCAGCTGATCGGAATTGGTAGTGGCCGATACCGCGATAACGTGATTAGCCGAAGCGGGGCATTGAAGCAGACTATTCCCGTCATTACCGGCCGCGGCCACGGGGAGCAAGCCGCTGTTCCACGCTAAATCTATTACGTCCTGTTCCGCCTGAGTAATTCCGGTACTGTTACACTCGCGGCCGAAACTCATGTTGATTACCACCCTTTTGCCCGGATTGCCGAGCGCGTACGCACGGGCAAACAATATGCCTTCTATCGCGTCTGATAGCGTTCCAGTGCCGCCGTCATTCAAAACCTTAACGGGAAGAATAAGGCAGTTCCAGCATACCCCTGCCGCGCCGATCGAATTATTGGTCTTAAGCGCGGCGGTCCCGGCAACACCTGTCCCGTGACCGTTGTTATCGCTTACATCAAGACTGCAGTTCTGATCTGTAAAACCACCTAGAACATTGCAGCCCTGAAGCAACTTCCCGGTTATATCCTCATGAGTGGACTCGACTCCGGTATCCAGCACCGCTATGACAGCATTTGAACCGCCGACGTGGGTGTTCCATGCCTGAGGGGCGTCTATAACATTCAGGTAGTCCTGCAAGCCAAACAATGGATCGTTCGGAGTAACGCTTGTATTGTATATATAGTTTTTCTCAACGTACTCAATTTCGGGATTTTCCTCAAGCAACTGCTGATCCAGATCTATAAAGTCTCCCGTAGGCAGCTTGAGGACGACAATGTCCAATTCATCGAATGTTTCCTTCACCTCGGCGTCGAAAATACTAAACTCCGCTTGCAGGGCCGATTGATTGGCATTACTTTTTATTTTGACTATTAACTCATCCTGCACAAAATCTTCTTCAGCCAAAGATGCGCTTATAAATAAAGGCAGAACGAAGAGGGAAACAAACACAAACAGCCAAATTCTGGAAAATGCACCTAATTTTGACATAAAACTATTCCTCCAGACTCTTGTGAGAAAGATTAACCCGGAGGTTAATATATATTTCTCATAAATATTAATAACTATTGTATTCTTTGCATATATTATTTGCAATGTTTATGCCATACCAAGAGACTCATAATATTTAATGATGACATCAAGTTACAACTACATCAAGTGCTACCGGGACACACTGCGGGAAAATAAATGTCACTGCGCGACAAATATTGTCAGATAAGGAGAAAAACCTTAAAGCTATTGCATTTTTTGTCGATGAGGGTGGAATTAAAAGGAATTCTCAGTATATGTCGAGTTTGAGTTCGCCGCGGTCAACGTTTATACCTTTTAAAAGCGCATCATTGTGCTCGATTTTGCCGTCGGCGACCATAAGCACATAGGGAAGTATCGTATTCGACAGGTAATACGTAGAGGTTTGTGAAACCAGCGAAGGCATATTCGTTACGCAGTAGTGTTTCACGCCGCAGGAATCATAAACGGGCGAATCGTGGGTAGTGGGTCTGCTCGTCTCGGAGCATCCCCCCTGGTCGATCGCGACATCAACGAAAACGCTTCCCTCTTCCATCCCGGAAATCATATCCTCTGTTATTACCTTGGGAGCCCTCGCGCCTGTAACGAGAACGGCGCCCACGACCAGATCGGATTTTTTGAGCTCCTCCCCGATTATCTCGGGATACGAGGGGAGAGTGCGCACTCTGCCTTCGAAGTGCTCATAGAAGAATTCAAGCTTTTCCTGCTTGATGTCTATCACCGTAACCTCGGCGCCGAGTCCGAGCGCGGAGAGAACTGCGCTCAGTCCAACCGTTCCCCCTCCTATGACAGTTATCCTGCCCCTTCTCACTCCCGCGGCTCCGCTCAGAAGCACACCCTTCCCGCCCTTTGACTTCTGGAGGAAATGCACGCCCACCTGCACCGAGAGCCTGCCCGCGATCTTGCTCATAGGTATAAGAAGAGGAAGGGAGCCGTCGGGAAGCTCGACCGTCTCAAAAGCCATAGCCCTGCATTTACTCTTCTTAAGCGCCTGGACGAGCTTTTTATCCGCCGCCAGGTGTAGATAGGAGAAGATTATATGATGCTCTTTAATTAGAGGGTATTCAGCCGGGAGGGGTTCTTTGACCTTTACTATAAGCTCGGATTTCTGAAAAAGCTCCTTTTCAGTGCTTAGAACCTTCGCTCCAGATTTTTTATATTCCTGATCCGGTATTCCGCTCCCGAGCCCCGCGCCTTTTTCAACAAAGACCTTGTGCCCGTGCTCCATAAGTACACGCACGGCCTGAGGCGTCAGCGCAACCCTGTACTCCTGCACCTTCCTCTCTTTCGGAACGCCTATATTCATTTGGAATTACATAATAGCACTTGTATCTGAGGATGCAAAGGAGCTGCAATACGATTAGTTACATTTAGTTGCCGAGGTCATCTTTCGCTGGTAAAAATTAACTTGAAGAAGTCCGCTCCTCTATTCAGTTATTCTGCTTTACATTTCCAATTATCACAGATGATGCTTGAGCCAGGACTTGCAGGACAGGGGAAGGTTCATGGCTTCCCATTCGTGGGGGGAGGGTTTTATAATCAGAAGGGAGTCGTCATCGTCTATGCTGTCCTTAAGAATCTCACGCACTTCCGTCAGTGAAAGACCGGTGTGGACGAACCAGATAGAGCGCAGGCAGTGTATGCAGCCCCCGAGCGACTCTATCGCCTCATGAATCTTCTGATAGTCCTTGTCGTGGTGAAGCTCGTAAGTAACGAGATATACGGACAAAGCCACACCCCCTCGGTGCAATCGACAACCGCTATGTAATCAGATTACAGGAATATCGGGGGAATGGAAATATTATATTCGAGGGGAAAAAATGATCTTCGACAATTACATATTGTGCTGAGGTAAAAAGCGCGCTGTTGCGGAAATTTTCAAACCCCGCAGTTAAGCCGCACGGTCAGTTAGTACACTTCAGCTCAACACATTGCTGTGCTTACACCTAGTGCCTATCAACCTCGTCGTCTTCGAGGGACCTTTAGAAATCTTAAGATTTGGGAGACCTAATCTTGGGGTGGGTTTCCCGCTTAGATGCCTTCAGCGGTTATCCCGTCCGAGCATAACTACCCAGCGCTGCCACTGGCGTGACAACTGGTACACTAGAGGCTCGTCCACTCAGGTCCTCTCGTACTATGAGCAGACCCCCTCAAGTCTCCTTCGCCCGCTGCAGATAGGGACCGAACTGTCTCACGACGTTCTAAACCCAGCTCGCGTACCGCTTTAATGGGCGAACAGCCCAACCCTTGGGACCTTCTCCAGCCCCAGGATGCGATGAGCCGACATCGAGGTACCAAACCTCCCCGTCGATGTGGACTCTTGGGGGAGATAAGTCTGTTATCCCCGGCGTACCTTTTATCCGTTGATCGATGGCCCTTCCACACAGCGCCACCGGGTCACTAAGACCTGCTTTCGCACCTGCTCGACCTGTCAGTCTCGCAGTCAAGCTCCCTTATGCCTTTGCACTCTACGCCTGGTTTCCAATCAGGCTGAGGGAACCTTTGTACGCCTCCGTTACTCTTTAGGAGGCGACCGCCCCAGTCAAACTACCCGCCTAACATTGTCCTGGACCCGGATAACGGGTCTCAGTTAGAATCCTAATACTACAAGGGTGGTATTTCACCGATGCCTCCACTCCGCCCAAAAGCGAAGTTTCACAGGCTCCCACCTATGCTACGCGTGCAGCACCAAAATTCAGTGTTAAGTTGTAGTAAAGGTGCACGGGGTCTTTCCGTCCCGCAGCGGGTATCCGGCGTCTTCACCGGAACCACAATTTCGCTGAGTATTTGGCCGAGACAGCGCGGCAATCGTTACACCTTTCATGCAGGTCGGAACTTACCCGACAAGGAATTTCGCTACCTTAGGACCGTTATAGTTACGGCCGCCGTTTACCGGGGCTTCGGTTCAAAGCTTCTCCTGGCGAACCAGAATAACCCATCCCCTTAACCGTCCGGCACCGGGCAGGTGTCAGACCCTATACGTCGGCTTACGCCTTTGCAGAGCCCTGTGTTTTTAGTAAACAGTCGTCACCGCCTCTTTACTGTGACCCACCTCGGCTCCAGTCGCAGGACTTTCACCTAATGTGGGCACCCCTTATTCCAAAGTTACGGGGCCAATTTGCCGAGTTCCTTAGCCAAAGTTCTCTCACGCGCCTTAGTATACTCAACTCGCCTACGTGTGTCCGTTTACGGTACGGGCACTCAATCATCAACACTACGAGGTTTTTCTTGAAAGTATGGGATTAGTCACTTTGTGGGGCTAACGCCCCTCGTACTCACTTCTCAGGGTTATGAAGAGACGGATTTGCCTATCTCTTCCCCCTACAAGCTTGAACCAGGTAATCCAGCACCCGGCTGACCTACCCTCCTTTGTCACCACTTCGCTCCGATTGAGTGGTATGGGAATATTAACCCGTTTTCCATCGACTACGCCTTTCGGCCTCGCCTTAGGTCCCGACTTACCCTGGGAGGACGAGCCTTGCCCAGGAACCCTTAGGCTTACGGCGAGGTGGATTCTCACCACCTTTATCGCTACTCATGCCAGCATTCTCACTTCTCAAAAGTCCAGACCTCCTTACGGTAATCCTTCAGCCCTTTGAGAACGCTCCCCTACCGCTGTATAAATACAACTCGTAGCTTCGGCACCGGGCTTGAGCCCCGTTACATTTTCGGCGCGAAGCCGCATCGACCAGTGGGCAGTTACGCACTCTTTAAAGGATGGCTGCTTCTAAGCCTACCTCCTGGCTGTCTATGCGACTTCACATCCTTTCCCACTTAGCCCGGATTTAGGGGCCTTAGCTGACGATCTGGGGTGTTTCCCTCTCGCCCATGGAACTTATCTCCCATGGACTGACTCCCACGTTAAGCAAGATGGCATTCGGAGTTTGATTGGGTTTGGTAGATCTTTCAACCCCCTAGCCCATTCAGTGCTCTACCTCCATCCGCCAAAACGTGAGGCTATACCTAAATATATTTCGGGGAGAACCAGCTATCACGAGTCTTGTTTAGCCTTTCACTCCGATCCACAGCTCATCCGATAGGTTTTCAACCCTAACCGGTGCGGGCCTCCACGGAGGTTTTCTCTCTGCTTCACCCTGGCCATGGATAGATCGACTCGCTTCGGGTCTATCTCCAGCGACTGAACGCCCCGTTCAGACTCGCTTTCGCTACGGCTACACCTCTCTCGGCTTAACCTAGCCACTGAAGATAACTCGCTGGCCCATTATGCAAAAGGTACGCGGTCAGGCATTTCCTCGGAGCAAGCTCCTCGGACATAGCCCTTCCACTGGTTGCAGGCAGACAGTTTCAGGTTCTATTTCACTCCCCTCACCGGGGTTCTTTTCACCTTTCCCTCACGGTACTAGTTCACTATCGGTCGACGGCACGTATTTAGCCTTGGAAGGTGGTCCTCCCGGATTCCCCCAAACTTTCACGTGGTCCGGGGTACTCGGGAATACAGTAAGGAAGACTCTAATGTTTTTGTTTACAGGACTGTCACCTTCTATGGTACAACTTTCCAGATGTTTCAACTAACATAGAGTTTTGTAACTTCCCGAGGGATTCACGGGTCCCTCGAACTGCATCCCACGACACCTTATACGAAACGCTCGTGGGCTTTAACACGTATAAGGTTTAGGCTCTTCCCCTTTCGCTCGCCGCTACTAAGGGAATATCGGTTGATTTCTTTTCCTGAGGGTACTGAGATGTTTCACTTCCCCTCGTTCGCCTGTTAGGGCTATGTGTTCACCCTAACATAACCAAGGTTTGCTCGGTTGGGTTTTCCCATTCGGAAATCCCCGGATCACAGCCTGTTTAGCGGCTCCCCGAGGCTTATCGCAGCTTACTACGTCCTTCATCGCCGTCCGTCGCCAAGGCATTCACTATCTGCCCTGAGTATCTTAACTGCAAGGTATAAAAATCCCCGCATAATAAAGCACGCTTCAATTTACTCAGCACAATATGTAATTGTCAAAGATCTACGCAAATATAGATTTGCAGTTTTGCAATCTTAAATGGAGGTGAGCGGAATCGAACCGCCGACCTCCTGCTTGCAAGGCAGGCGCTCTCCCGAACTGAGCTACACCCCCGATTTAATTATCAAGTAGAAAACTCAATAATGAAGAATCAAGAATTAGACCAATTAAAAAGGTGGTGGGCCTAGGTGGAGTCGAACCACCGACCTCACCCTTATCAGGGGTGCGCTCTAACCAGCTGAGCTATAGGCCCGACGATAACTAATCCAATAGGCGACTCCACTTTAAAATCCCGGAAAGCACCAAAATTTAATAGCAGATAAAGCGAACACATCAAAGAGCAAGCTATTTACTCCGTAATATAAGGAGGTGATCCAGCCGCAGGTTCCCCTACGGCTACCTTGTTACGACTTCACCCCAATTACCAGCCCTACCTTAGGAGCCTGCCTCCCTTGCGGGTTAGCTCAGCCACTTCGGGTAGAACCGACTTTCGTGGTGTGACGGGCGGTGTGTGCAAGGCCCGGGAACGTATTCACCGTGGCATTGCTGATCCACGATTACTAGCGATTCCAGCTTCATGCAGGCGAGTTGCAGCCTGCAATCCGAACTGAGACGGACTTTGATGGGATTAGCTCCACCTTACGGCTTGGCAACCCATTGTATCAGCCATTGTAGCATGTGTGTAGCCCAGGACATAAGGGCCATGATGACTTGACGTCGTCCCCACCTTCCTCCGGCTTGTCGCCGGCAGTCTCTTTAGAGTTCCCACCTAATGTGCTGGCAACTAAACATAGGGGTTGCGCTCGTTACCGGACTTAACCGGACACCTCACGGCACGAGCTGACGACAGCCATGCAGCACCTGCACTGACTGTGTAGAGACAAGCTCTACACCACTCCATGCTTTCACATAAGCTTAAGTCAGCATGTCAAACCCTGGTAAGGTTCTTCGCTTTGCATCGAATTAAACCACATGCTCCACCGCTTGTGCGGGCCCCCGCCAATTCCTTTGAGTTTCAATCTTGCGATCGTACTCCCCAGGCGGGATGCTTAATGCGTTAACTACGGCACAGAGATTTTCATCCCTACACCTAGCATCCATCGTTTAGGGCGTGGACTACCCGGGTATCTAATCCGGTTCGCTACCCACGCTTTCGTCCCTGAGTGTCAGTAACAGGCCAGTTGGCCGCCTTCGCCACTGGTGTTCCTCCCGATATCTACGCATTTCACCGCTACACCGGGAATTCCGCCAACCTCTCCTGTACTCAAGCCTCACAGTATTAGGTGCAGTTTCAGGGTTAAGCCCTGAGATTTCACATCTAACTTATAAGGCCACCTGCGGACCCTTTACGCCCAGTAATTCCGAGCAACGCTCGCCCCCTCCGTATTACCGCGGCTGCTGGCACGGAGTTAGCCGGGGCTTCCTTTGTAGGTACCGTCAAATCTCAAGGGTATTGGCCTTGAGACCCATCGTTCCTACTGACAGAGGTTTACGACCCGAAGACCTTCATCCCTCACGCGGTATTGCTGGGTCAGGCTTGCGCCCATTGCCCAAGATTCCCCACTGCTGCCTCCCGTAGGAGTCGGGGCCGTGTCTCAGTCCCCGTGTGGCCGATCACCCGCTAAGGTCGGCTACCCGTCTTAGGCTTGGTGAGCCGTTACCTCACCAACAACCTGATGGGGCGCGGACTCATCTTCAGGTGACAGCCCGAAAGCCGCCATTTACCCCTGCTTCCGTAGAAGCTGTGGTCTTATCCGGTATTAGCCCTAGTTTCCCAGGGTTGTCCCAGTCCTAAAGGCAGATTATCCACGTGTTACTCACCCGTTCGCCGCTCTACTCGTGACCGAAGTCACTTTCGCGCTCGACTTGCATGTGTTAAGCATACCGCCAGCGTTCGCTCTGAGCCAGGATCAAACTCTTCATGATAATTTCAAGAAATTTTGCTTAGCTCTTCTTCGCCCGCTTATCTGCTATTTAATTTTCAAAGATCTGAAAATATCTTCTCAGATATTTTTGCCAAAGGGACATATAATATAAAGCATAGAAAATGGTTGTCAAGAAGATTTTTGAACTTTTTTAAAATAACGAAAAACCGCGAAAAAACGGGTCTTTATGACCTTTTAGGTTATCAAAGAATCCTTCCTGCGTCAAAACGAATCTTAACTTGTGAAATCCCTTCCGTCCCTATAATATAAAGTATACAATAACTCTATATATTCAACTGACCCGCACGGGGGATTAAGCTTTATTAAGCATAAGCGATATTCAGACAAAAAGTTGAAAACATCGGATTTATGTATAGATTTATTCCACACTCGGAAATCCTAGAACGGGAAGGTAATAAAGATGGGTCTTACAAATGAGCAAATCAGGCGCTACTCAAGGCATTTGATAATGCCCGAGGTAGGTGTCGAAGGACAGGAAAAACTTTCTAACGCGAGGGTTTTGTGCGTTGGGGCCGGAGGTCTCGGCTCCCCGCTTGCATTGTACCTGGCGGCGGCCGGGGTCGGGCACCTGGGCATACTGGACTTTGACGTTGTCGATTTCAGTAATCTCCAACGGCAAATCATTCACAGCGAGGATAACATCGGCGTTTTGAAAGTGGATTCCGCTAAGGAGAGGCTCCTTCAGCTCAATTCGGATATAGAAATCACTACCTATAACACGAGACTCACATCCGAAAACGCTATGGATATATTCAAGGATTACGATATTATCGTCGACGGCACCGACAACTTCGCGACCAGGTATCTGGTAAACGACGCGTGCGTGCTCCTCGGAAAGCCCAACGTGTACGGAAGCATCTTCAGGTTCGAAGGGCAGGTAACAGTTTTTGACGCCAAGAGGGGTCCATGCTACCGCTGCCTCTATCCGGAGCCTCCTCCTCCGGGCCTCGTGCCGAGCTGCGCCGAGGGCGGAGTCCTGGGAATACTCCCGGGGGTCATAGGAACGCTTCAGGCCTCGGAGGCCGTTAAGCTCATCATAGAGCAGGGAAAACCTTTAATCGGCAGACTGCTGTTTCTCGACGTTCTCGAAATGCAGCCGAGAGAATTAAATCTGCGAAAAGACCCGGACTGCCCGATATGCGGGGAGAACGCGACCATTAAAGAATTGATCGACTACGAAGAGTTCTGCGGAATACGGGGAGTGGAAGAGGCGGAGGCGTCAAGTCCGGGCGACAACCTGGAGATTTCAGTAGACGAATTTAAAGAACTGCGTGCGAACGGCGGAAACGTCGTAGTTCTGGACGTGAGGGAGCCTCACGAATTCGAGATTTGCAGCCTTGACGGCCCCACACAGATACCACTCGGGGAACTGCCCGAAAGGGTAAATGAGCTGGACACAGCGGACCAGATAGTAGTCTACTGCCACACCGGGGGAAGAAGCATGAGGGCTACCAGATTCCTGAGGACAATGGGCTTTAAGAAAGCCAGGAACCTGAAGGGCGGCATCGACGCCTGGGCCGAGAAATACGACCCCGATATGCCGAGGTACTAACCAGTCGCCCTTCATTACCGGATCGGGAATCTAGGATGAGCGGCAAACCAATGACCGACGATAGTCCGCTCCCTGTCATACAAAGCCTTTGGATCGGGGACAGGTTATCGTCGATGGAGAGGCTCTGCATATCCTCCTTTCTAATTAACGGACACCCGTTTCACCTCTACGTTTACGACGAAATAGAAAATGTTCCTGCAGGGGTCTTGCTCAAGGACGCGCGCGAAATCATAAGTCCGGACAAAATTTTCAAATATAGAGACCGTAACACCTACGCGGGATTTTCCAACCTCTTCAGATATAAATTACTGCTGGAAAAGGGCGAGTTTTGGGTTGATACGGACGTTGTTTGCATGTCACCTTTAAATCCGGCTTCTGATTATGTATTCACTTCCGCAAAAGAACCGAATTTGTATGTTCTCGGACCTAAGATACACAAGGTACAAAATTTTCTTATTAAAACCCCAGCGGGCGCGGAAATTATGGAATATTGTTATACGGAGGCAGGAAAAAGAAATCCTGCGGAGCTGAAATGGGGCGATACGGGACCCAGGTTATTAAAGTCGGCGGTAAAAAAATTCAGCCTACAGCGTTATGTAGAGAAGGCCGAAACTTTCTCTCCGATACACTGGCGTAACTGGGATAGATTCATAAACGGCGCTATTCATATCGTATGGAGAGAAAAACTAAGATTCGCATTATCCGGAACGAAAGCTCTCCATCTCTGGAACGAAATGTGGAGATTAAACGGGGTTAATAAAGACGGCGGCTTTCCAAAAAATTGTATTTACGAGCAGCTTAAGAGGCGTTATCTGGAAACTTAATTTCACCAATTTCCCTATTCTTTCTTAGACATCGACTGCACTTTCTCTTGCCGATAATTATTGCTATTCTCGATCATTAGCAGTATATATTTTATTATTATTATAAATTGACAGAGAGTGATTCACTTTACGCGCTCTTATCGATATTTAAGCTCGAGTAAAGGCTTTTCCAGCGTCAAAGCAGCCGATATGGTTAGTGAAATAATAGGAAACAATGATTTTACAGCAGCTTTTATTGATGATAAAACCACGCTGCCTTTGGTCCTTACTTCCAAAAACGACAATTTAACCCTTGCAAAATTTTTCAGTCTGCATAAGGAGCCAATCGACCAAAGCCTCCTGAAATACGGGGGGATATTATTCAGAAACTTCAACTTGGAGGGGATTGAAGAATTCGAAGGAATCGTCGGGGAGAATTACGGAAGTCTGCTGGAATACAACGACAGAGCTACACCGAGATCTCAGGTTAAGGGGAAAGTCTATACCGCCACCGATTACCCGCCGGAGCAGGAAATTCTTCTCCATAATGAAAGTTCATTCGCGGCTCGGTTCCCCGGGAAAATCTTCTTTTATTGCGTTACAGCCTCTGAGGAAGGCGGTGAAACCCCCCTAGCAGATGTGAGAAAAGTATATAAGCGTCTCGACCCATCAATCAGAAAACCGTTTGAGGAAAAAGGGGTGTTGTACGTCCGAAACTTCAGCGGCGGTCCGTTCGGCTTCTCTTGGCAGGAGGTTTACCAAACACAAGACAAATCCGAAATGGAAAGGTTTTGCAGAGAATCCGACATCGAGTACGAGTGGATTGACAACAACAAAGTAAGGACAAGACAGCTTCGACCCGCTATAGCGAAACATCCGGTCTCAGGGGAATTTGTCTGGCTGAACCACGCTACCGTCCTCAGTGTATTTGCTATTGAGCCGAAATTGCAGCAGATGCTACTCAAATTCTTTAAAGAGAAAGATTTGCCTAATAATACTTATTACGGAGACGGGAGCAGCATTGACAAAGAAACAATAACTAAACTCAGAGAAGCTTATGATACCGAAACCGTTTCGTTCCCGTGGGAAAGAGGCGATGTTCTTATGCTGGACAATATGATTGTCGCACATGGAAGGAGACCTTATTCAGGCAGCAGAAAGATCGTAGTCGCTATGGCTAATCCCACCACCTGGAAAGAACTGGAGACTTCAATCTGAGGATCACAGAATGTCCGAGGAATTAAGAAAGGAAATTACAGATTTTATCAATGGCAAACTAAAAGATTCGGGAAAGCCCCTGCCTGAAGAACTCAACGATTCCACGCCTCTAATTACATCGGGTCTTTTAGAATCGTTATATCTACTTGAACTGGCGGTTCTCATCGAAGAGCAGTCGGGCGCGTCTCTCGACCTCACTGCTATCGACTTTGTAAAAGAGTGGGATACAATCGACGGCATAGTGAATTTCACAAACAGATTCGCGAAATAATTGGCTTATGAATTATGAGTTTATCAGATATGACGGGAGCTATGACGAAAAGATTTACGACTTTCAAAAGCAACACTGGAGCATTGATTCAGATTTAAACAAATCCTATTTCAGATGGAAATATTTTGAAAACCCGTTTTCCGAATCACCCAAAATCTATTTGGTTCTCAGCGAAGGGAAGCTGATTGCGTTCAGAGGCATGTACGATACCGAATGGCAAATAGGCGGCAGTTCAGACAATTTTAAAGCATTATGCGCTTCTGATCTTGTAATACATCCGGAATATCGAAATAAGGGGATATATCAGGAATTAATGAGATTCGTCTTGCGCGATCTAAATGAGAGGGGCTACCGGTATTTACTTAATTTCAGCGCGAACACTGTTAATTATATCGGCTCCCTGGCGATGGGCTGGAAGAGCATCGGCAAAATAACGGTCCTGGAAAAAAATTTGAATAAAAGAAGGTCCTTTCCTGCGAAGGTTGCCGGTAGTTTGCTTAGAAAAGCCGGAATCAGTGAATTTATCAGCCGTAGAGCAAAGCCGGGCATAAGAACCATCGAGGATATTCATAAAAATACAAAAGCATTACCGCACCACATTCTGCTGGATAAAAACCCAAAGCCGGAGGAGATGGCCTCCCTTGTTTCAAAACTGGAACCCCGTAAGAAGATAACACTCATAAGAAAACCCGACTATTTCCGCTGGAGGTACAGGAATCCGTTTTCGGGCTTCTTATTTTTATATTGGCAAGAAAAGGAGCTCAAAGGCTACCTTGTGGCACAAACCCGTTTACATAGAGAATCTCATGACCGTAAGTTTAATATCGTCGAAATTGAGGCTATAAACTCGTCAATAAAAATCGAACTTATAAAGTGCCTCGCTTCAATACTGGACTTGGGAAGATTATCGATATGGGCAAATATGCTTGAGCAAAGTTCGCTTAAAGCACTAAAATCAGATGGTTTCGAAGAAGAAAGACCTCGCAGGAGTGTAGCAGATCATCTTTCGACTCTTCTGGTAATCAATACTGAAAGGGAAAACGATAAAGTAGAATTCAGAGACTTAAATCTTGCAAATATGAAGAACTGGGACCTCAAGATGATATACTCAGACAACTACTAAGAATCTTAAGTCCGATAGAAAACCTTAAGGGATTTTATAGGCCTTCACCATTAATTAACTCGCCGCGTTATTTATTAAAAAATAATATTGGCCCAAGAGCAAAACTAAGTTAAAAAGGAGTGGGCATGAAAGTTAGTTCACACCCGCCCTTTTTGTGTTTAGATACAATCATTTCCTCACCGCATCGACTTCCAGATACTCGGCGACGAGCGTAGTTGTCCCGTTTCTCTCCGCATTGTAAGCAGAAAACACATCTTCGAGGTCGCTCCGTAGTAATTTTCCCGCCTCCTCGTCCAGTGACTGGAGAGCCTTTTCCGTCGGCCCATAGTTCTCAAAAAAGAACTGAAC comes from Deltaproteobacteria bacterium and encodes:
- a CDS encoding TauD/TfdA family dioxygenase — encoded protein: MVSEIIGNNDFTAAFIDDKTTLPLVLTSKNDNLTLAKFFSLHKEPIDQSLLKYGGILFRNFNLEGIEEFEGIVGENYGSLLEYNDRATPRSQVKGKVYTATDYPPEQEILLHNESSFAARFPGKIFFYCVTASEEGGETPLADVRKVYKRLDPSIRKPFEEKGVLYVRNFSGGPFGFSWQEVYQTQDKSEMERFCRESDIEYEWIDNNKVRTRQLRPAIAKHPVSGEFVWLNHATVLSVFAIEPKLQQMLLKFFKEKDLPNNTYYGDGSSIDKETITKLREAYDTETVSFPWERGDVLMLDNMIVAHGRRPYSGSRKIVVAMANPTTWKELETSI
- the moeB gene encoding molybdopterin-synthase adenylyltransferase MoeB; protein product: MGLTNEQIRRYSRHLIMPEVGVEGQEKLSNARVLCVGAGGLGSPLALYLAAAGVGHLGILDFDVVDFSNLQRQIIHSEDNIGVLKVDSAKERLLQLNSDIEITTYNTRLTSENAMDIFKDYDIIVDGTDNFATRYLVNDACVLLGKPNVYGSIFRFEGQVTVFDAKRGPCYRCLYPEPPPPGLVPSCAEGGVLGILPGVIGTLQASEAVKLIIEQGKPLIGRLLFLDVLEMQPRELNLRKDPDCPICGENATIKELIDYEEFCGIRGVEEAEASSPGDNLEISVDEFKELRANGGNVVVLDVREPHEFEICSLDGPTQIPLGELPERVNELDTADQIVVYCHTGGRSMRATRFLRTMGFKKARNLKGGIDAWAEKYDPDMPRY
- the ald gene encoding alanine dehydrogenase, with protein sequence MNIGVPKERKVQEYRVALTPQAVRVLMEHGHKVFVEKGAGLGSGIPDQEYKKSGAKVLSTEKELFQKSELIVKVKEPLPAEYPLIKEHHIIFSYLHLAADKKLVQALKKSKCRAMAFETVELPDGSLPLLIPMSKIAGRLSVQVGVHFLQKSKGGKGVLLSGAAGVRRGRITVIGGGTVGLSAVLSALGLGAEVTVIDIKQEKLEFFYEHFEGRVRTLPSYPEIIGEELKKSDLVVGAVLVTGARAPKVITEDMISGMEEGSVFVDVAIDQGGCSETSRPTTHDSPVYDSCGVKHYCVTNMPSLVSQTSTYYLSNTILPYVLMVADGKIEHNDALLKGINVDRGELKLDIY
- a CDS encoding GNAT family N-acetyltransferase, which translates into the protein MNYEFIRYDGSYDEKIYDFQKQHWSIDSDLNKSYFRWKYFENPFSESPKIYLVLSEGKLIAFRGMYDTEWQIGGSSDNFKALCASDLVIHPEYRNKGIYQELMRFVLRDLNERGYRYLLNFSANTVNYIGSLAMGWKSIGKITVLEKNLNKRRSFPAKVAGSLLRKAGISEFISRRAKPGIRTIEDIHKNTKALPHHILLDKNPKPEEMASLVSKLEPRKKITLIRKPDYFRWRYRNPFSGFLFLYWQEKELKGYLVAQTRLHRESHDRKFNIVEIEAINSSIKIELIKCLASILDLGRLSIWANMLEQSSLKALKSDGFEEERPRRSVADHLSTLLVINTERENDKVEFRDLNLANMKNWDLKMIYSDNY
- a CDS encoding S8 family serine peptidase, whose amino-acid sequence is MSKLGAFSRIWLFVFVSLFVLPLFISASLAEEDFVQDELIVKIKSNANQSALQAEFSIFDAEVKETFDELDIVVLKLPTGDFIDLDQQLLEENPEIEYVEKNYIYNTSVTPNDPLFGLQDYLNVIDAPQAWNTHVGGSNAVIAVLDTGVESTHEDITGKLLQGCNVLGGFTDQNCSLDVSDNNGHGTGVAGTAALKTNNSIGAAGVCWNCLILPVKVLNDGGTGTLSDAIEGILFARAYALGNPGKRVVINMSFGRECNSTGITQAEQDVIDLAWNSGLLPVAAAGNDGNSLLQCPASANHVIAVSATTNSDQLAGFSSYGSFIDLAAPGVGIVNAFGTSDQPGSFYTSWSGTSFSSPIVSGIAGLVWSVDPSLTNAGVDQILRDTAENIGSSTFFGDGRVNAAFAVELASGGSPAPPTPAPTPTPPPGGSSTLSGFDPNQPGTVNTVTVTNAPRGARVNFVFSTRDGTTSIRSGACSG